The Pelmatolapia mariae isolate MD_Pm_ZW linkage group LG2, Pm_UMD_F_2, whole genome shotgun sequence sequence ATTTATCCACATTACTGTTATTTTAGTAGTATCACAGAGAAAGGTGGAATATTTACTTAGCAGAGATGCTACGTGGCCTTTACTCTTGACATCTTCATGTAGTGTCTGcaatattagttttattttccacaATACTCCACATCACAACCTTTACTAATTGTGTTTTGAATGGAGTGAAGCTGTTTGCAGATATGCTGGTAGAGTGAAGATTTGTAAATGTACTCCAGCGTGATAGTAGTTCCTGGTTAAAGCAATGGCTGGGTATTATATTCAAATCAGCTTTAAATAAGCTACTAGAGTGAAGCTAAGCTAGTAGAAGCTAGGAGAGAAGCTATTAGAGATTTGTAAATTTACTCCAATGTGATGTAGTTCCTTTTGAAAGCAATGGGTGggtggtaaaaaaaacaaacaaagcaaaagacAGCCCAACTCtcaaaaaaatacagttttaagttatacatttaaattttatttaaattaaattaaaagctaGTAGAGTGAAGATAATCTAAAGATGCTGTTAGAAGCTAACAGAGAAGCCAGCAGAATTGAGATTTGTACGACTACTACTTTATTACTCTAATGTGATGTAGTTCCTGGTTAAAGCACTGGGTGGTAAAAAACACAACCCAACTGTCTTTAGAAAGCAGCATTCAAAATCTTAATTTCAATTAAAATAAGATTTAAATAAACTACTGGAGTGAAGAGTAGCTAGCGAAGCTAGTAAAACCTAGCAGATAAGCTAGAGAAGCTAACAGACAATTGTAAATTTACTCCAATATAATGTAGCTCATTTTTAAAAGCAATAAGTGGGTGGTAAAAAACACAACCCAACTCTCTTCAGAAAGCAGCATTCAAAATcttattttaatttgtatatttaCTCCATAAACATTATTACAAAACTCAGCAAGTTACCAATATTACATTATCACCATACAGGCTTGAtcacaaatatttaaaaccttTGCAACAgttacaacaaaacaaaaaaaacaaaataatactCAAATAATTTACATGAAAATCTATAAAACAGCAAATTGTTcacaaattatatttttttccaagttttcatttttttttctttgcttattTGTGTTTTGCACAGTAACACAACACTCTCACAACAAGATCATGGTCTTATTACAAAACTCCcaacaaaatgtaaatatttctaGTTTTCTGTTGATACTTtcatattttggtttttaaaacCAGAAACTTGTCATTGTATATCCTTTCCACTGCCCATAGAGGCGCATAAAAggttactcacacacacaaatacttcACAGCACTTTCTAAGAAAAATATACACTTACAAAATATGTTACAAATTGgcacacaaaaaatatacaAGATTTTGTAGTGTCAAGAGTTCATTAAGATTCCTTCTGGTAACAACTCTAGACAGTATATATAAAGCTCGGTAAtcttttaatgaaaagagcaaaagtAATTCCAATCAGTGTCAAAGAATCATGAAGTGAATACATCAAACATAACATTATAATATACATTCATAAAGAGGGTTAGGAACCTAATctattttgcatttcttttttttttcgttaACACTGGTGAAATGAAACATACcgaaaaatgaaaataagaaaatcGAAACTGAAcggtaaagaaaagaaaacaattgtCAGCTTTCTTAGCACCATTAACATGAGGCAGCTCAACAGtggcacattttaaaaacaaaccgaaaaaaaagaaagaaagaaaattatgaACTCAGAGAAGTACATTCAATTTGACAATAGGCAGAAATGAGAGAAGGCAGACTAAATGGGCTTGCAGCCCATGTGGAGCTTCccatcagcagcttgtcttggTCCTAACCCTGATACACTatagaaaagaaacaaaggatcatggcagagaggagagagagaaaaaaaagagacacagaAAGATTGATTACGATTCTTGCCGTATGCAAGCAATCAATTAATATAACCTGTGTGTCAGAACTGCCATATCCACTGTGACAAGGCCTGTtttaaaatcaatcaatcagtcaatcagtTTGTCCGCACATCTCCATGCAGTCTCATGTAATTACTGCTAAAAATGATAACGTTGTTTAAAAGACAgtgaaaataatttcacatattTCTACACAATATACTAAGTGTTTGATTGGATCTGCATTTCTCCTGAAATTCGTTTAGTGTATAAAATCAAAGCGATTTTATTACTGATTAAGCGTGATTGTATGGTTCATTTTTAAGTGGCTTTCTAGATGTTTATTTCAGAGCTGTGAGGTAGTGAATGAGCCCAAAGTAATTAAAAGCAATGGCCTGTGAATACGCTGGATCAGATAGACGCaatgtatataatatatatttcttttcaaTTTGTGCCTGTATTTAGCCTTAAATTTCTGGTCACAATATTTTCTGCCAGAATTCTGACCCATGAATCAGGACAGtcaatgatgtaaaatgaagtagaatgaaaagaaagaaacattatGGACATTATGGGAAATATGAGCTAAATAATCAGACTGAAATACGGCAGCGCCATGAAATAAATTACATGAGAATGTCAAGAAAAGTTACTGTTTAAattaccatttttttttcaggtaagaTAGAAGTAAAAATTCCACATGGAGTGAATGCAAAGACATGCTTTCCTTCATTTACAAGATTACTGTTTCTATTTGTACTGAAAACTGCTTTCACGTTCACATTGACTGCAATAATGTCCATTCGCGACTGATGTGCGCATCAGAATCTCTACTGCCTTAAATTTCCAGTACAAACAGCTTTTCGGTGAGGCACAGCCCCAAATGACAAATCATCTTCTTGCTTACCCTCAGACATCTGCGCTACACTCTTCTTGGTCCAGAGAAAGCTCATTtgaacatctctctctctttttttttcatctcctTCCTCTACAGTAGCCTTCAGAGCAGATCTCCCCTTTGCCTCTCTTTTGTTGCTTCTCAGTGCCAGGCGATGTTGAGGTAAATTGAATTTGGCAAACAAAGTGGGGGGAAACGAGGAGAATTCAGAGTCTTTCTGATTTGGTTTAGTGAGTGGTGGTGTACCACTGCCAGCTGTTGGTGCCTTTCAtcagagaagagagagaaaagtctCAAATAAAGAATTCCTGTAGTTGCAAGTCTCTGTAAGGAGTCTCCAACCCGAGCAGCCAATATTCCAATGGATAGAAAAGAGGAACAGCCAATATTCACACATATATAAGAGGTCATTTACACAGCATTGTTACTTTTGGCACAATGATTTTAAGATTataattatctttttttctttttttttcttttttcttttttgcaaataTTGCATGTCCCTGTACAACAACATTGACAAAAATACTCTGAGGGTGGAGCTTTTATGAATTTGCAAGGcgtaaaaatgttaatttagaTAACCAGTTCCTCTAAACtccagaagaagaaaacaaaaacttgacAAAAGGAAAGGGGGAGCCATTCCAACTTTGAGggcgggggaaaaaaaaagacaatgtcTGATATGTCATCAATACAAAATGGTCCCATCTCGTGTTTAAGATGTCTCGGGCTTAAATTGGGCTCATTTATTGAAGGTTTCCCTCTTGAAATGAGCCAGGCAGTGTATGACGGACAGCAACAACAGGACATCCATATTCTGCATACAAAAACagatgaggaggaggggtgCGTAGATGTCACTCAATGCATTTATGTATATAGCTACATCTTTAGGGAAAAGGGAAATAAATATGTAATTCAGGGAAGCTAGTTCTGctgagaaaatacaaaaacaaagttcCTCAAAAAGGCGACAGAACTTTTTTCAAGGcttatttctctttttcagacaaaaatcaaacaaaaaaggaaagaaaaaaaaaaaacgactataagaagaacaaacaaagcagaaacaacaaaagcaagaaaaatgcAGCCATGGTCGTTTCAAATCTCAATCAAGCTTGACACAATCACTCAATAGGTAGTTTGCAAAGTACAAGAAGTTTCTCATGCAGATATTAATTTCCTCTTCAGGGGGTTAAAAGGAAGTGGGAGTAGTCAGGGGGGAAACGTAGAACTCATGCAGCTCTGGCATAGCGTCAGTGTAGGTATGTTTGGGAGGGAGGGCTGAGCAGGTAGTGGGGGAAAGTGagagggggggggagggggtacAACAGCAGCTGATAACAAAATATTACCTCAGTTTCTCAAAAGAGGTCATCAGTGCTATGTCCTTATTTGGGTCTCTCTCAGCTCGCTTCCCCTTCAGTGTCTCAATCCGAGGGAACTTTGCACTCGTCTTGTGGCGGTACAGCTTTTTGTGAGCAGGCCCGGGGTTAATAAAGTTGGGTTTATCAAACATGTTACAGCCTAGAGCAAGTTGAGGGAATAAAGGATGAGAGGGGTTGAATTTGGCCTGGTTTTTGCCTCCTTTCCCCCCTGCCTTTCTGCCTCTCCCAGCCCCTGTGAGCACAGCTCCTTTTTTCTTCAGGTCAGCCTCAGTTCCTGCCAAGATTTTGAGGGTCTTTAGGTTGAGACTGTTGGCCTCAGAGGGCATGCAGGCCTCTGACATGGGGTTCCACAGTGGCTCAATGGAGGCCATCATGAACCTTTGGACCTCAGCCATGCCAGAGACAATGTTGGACAGAATATTGGAGGGCTCCTCAAATTCTCTCTGGTCATCCCCCACCAGGCTGTTACTCTCCGACCATCCGGTGCCGGGCCAGTCCCCAGTGCTGCTACTGTCAGTCAGGCCTGTGCCACCTGCCTGGTTCTTTGCTGCCTTACCCTCTAACATGGCCTTTATCTTTTTGGTGGAACGAGAGTTCTGTTTGGGAGTCTTGACCTTCTCTGACTTGGGGGCTCTCGGAGCCCGGACCTTCTTCGGGCTCTGTCCTCCTGCTGTTTGTTTGCAGCTGCCTTTCCtttttgactttatgcttttggCGCCATTCTGTTCATCAAATTCTGTAGCTGCCATCTCCTTTTTATCTAAACCTAAGACATCTTGATTGTTGAAGTTGTGTAGCGGAAACTGGTTGTCCTCCACCGGGTATGCGTTTGCCGTGCGCTCCTGTTGCTGTATGACGTCACAGTTCCACTTTACCTCCCTAGTGCAGTCCATGCTTAAATCATTCACATCCTGGTATTCGCCAACATTCCCTGCCATCTTCATCTCACGCCCAACAACCTGAGGGGACAGATTTGgggtctcaggaggggaaagctcTGACAGTGATGAGTGCCTGAACTTGTCAGGGGTGAAGTTAGAGATATCCAGCAGGTCTGAGGACTCCCTGAGTGGGGTAAGGGCATCCACACTCTGCTGAATCACCACTTTAGGACTGCAATGAGCTAAGAAGCTGTCTCGGCCCTCCTCCTCACCCTCTCGCTCACAAGACTTGAGGCTGAGTGAGCTGTAATTGCTGGAGGAGGCTGACAGAGAGCCCACTGAGTCATAGCTGATGAGCCTGCCATTGTCTGTGCACAGGGACCCTCGCTGGTATTGCACCTGGCCCTCCACGCAGGCAGACTGACACACTTGCAGATCTGCCCCGGGCTGCAGCCCAGACTCACTCAGGTAGCTCTTCTCATAAAGCAGCCTGTCAGCCTCAGGGCTCAGCTGGCTGTAGTTAGACACTGGCAGGCTGTCATTCAGGGGAACAGCAGCTGGGAAGTTGTTGGGTAAGATGGGAGTCTCGGGGGTCTCAGACCCAAAGCTCTGGCTGTGACTTGCACAGAGCTGTGGATGCCACATCTGGGGGAAGCTGGGGCAGTTCTGAGGAGACTGCTGGAGCTCGGACTCAGAGGGAGGCGATAGGACGCAGCTCTGAGCGAGCTGCAGAGAAGAAAACTGTTTCTCCTCCAGGGACAGCCCAAGAGAATACTGCTGCCTAGAGGACTGTTGGGGGAAATAAGAGATAGCTGCTCCACCTGAGGAGTCTGTGGCATCTAACAGGGTCTGCAGGTAGCCCCCCGGGATGACAGGGACACCCGTCTCCACCTCCTCTGAGGAGGAGGCAGCTTTGTCAGGAGAGCAGGTGGATGAAACAAAGGGGAATTTCTCCTCAGCGGCTTGAGCGGTGGCGGTATTGTCAGAGAAATGCGGTTTGACTGTAGTTGAGCTAATGCCTGCCTCTTCTAACCCAGCAGTGGGGTCCTCAATCTGTGCCGCAGTGACACAGGCATCCGTTTCATTTGTCACgctcctcccctcctctccttctgcctcttttattttcttgctcCTCAGCCTGGCTTCGCTTTTGAATTTCCTTATCCTGACTGTTTTATTTCCTCCCAAtctcctcccctccctctcctccctctcctggGAGCGGCTCTTggctgtgactgtgtgtgtgatggagTTTGTGTCTAATGTGACTGGGAGGCCTGGGGCTGCTATTATTCCTCCTACCGTGGGGGTGGCCTCTTCTTTAGTGACACCTCCCTGGCCCCGATCAGAGAGAGGGGAGGACTGTGCTGTTGCTGATTGCTCCACAGTGTGAATCCTCTGAACCTTAAGCCGGTTTGCAATCTTGTATTTCCTTTTGGGATGACTAGAATTAAAAGGGCGATGGTGGCGTCCGTTTAGATGAAAACCGCGTTGTTGTTTATCTCTGGCAGCCAGCTTAAGCTgttcctgtctctctctttgcTTCTCCTGCCAGAAATGCTTCAGAGGAGCCAGTGTCTCATATTTGCTTACTGTGTCGGCATTTAAGCTCACAGTCGCATCCACAGGGTCCAGCTTGCCCAGTTTCACTGACATGAGTCTTTCTCCTTTAAACCTGTTGATGATGATGTACTTGATGACCACAGGTGGCTCTTTGCGGCAGGATTTCCGGCGTTTTTTGGGGCACCAGTCtacatcctcctcttctttctgaCCAGCAGGGgctttctcctttttctccgcATTTTTCTCACTCTCAAGCGAGTCGACATCATATAAGTAATCATCGCTGTATCGAACCTTTCTTTTGGAACGCAAGCCATAGTTGAGAGGGTTCGAGGGACTGAGGAATCTCTTTGAGTGgctctttttaaactttccctCCTGCAGGGTGTCTGAGGACGAGCCAGTGCAGGAGCTGTCATCACTGAACTCCCCTGACTCCTCTGTGGAATTGAAGTCCATTAGGTAGCTGACTTTGGGAGTGGACATAGGCGAGCCGTGGGAACCATCAAGTGGACTCCTAGCACTGCAGTCCCCTGCCTTTCCTTCCTGTGCTCCCTCCAGGATGAGTTCATCAGTTTTGGGCTGAAGATCCTCCGCGGTTCTCCTCAAGACTGCTCCTCCTTCCTCTTTCTTGGCACAGTTGGCCAGGACGCTGGGGAAGAAGTTGAACTGCGTCTCCTCCTGcagaacatttgttttttccctcatgTTGTCCTGGAAAGACTCATAACGAATCTTGAGTGAACAGACATCACTGCTTAATGTCGAATCGTCGTCTTCATCGTCAAACAGATTGTCGACATCTTCCTCTGAGAAGAGGTTGACCGACAGTTCATTCTTAGAACAAAGGTCCAGCAGTTCCATCTTACTCTCACTGATAAAAGACTCAAAGTAGCCCCAGTCCTGGCTGGCATTAGCCAGCAGAACTTCTTCTCCACTAACCTTGTCTAGTAACAGTCCTTCATACAAATTCTTAGCTGTTGCATCATCTTCGGGGTCATCGCAGTCccctgttgttttgtttgcatcCCCTCTCTTGCCCTCACCTGGGGCTTTTGGCAGAGGAAAGCTAAGTAGCTGGTCAGAGAGGAGCTGTTCTCCATAGTGACTCACTGCCTCCCCCGCGTGGCTCAGGCACTGAATGCTGatgttgttgatgtcagagaagtcCTCTCGGCTCACATCCCCTATCCTTACACTTAGACCAGTCTCCGTGTCAGGGTTGGCGGTGGGGTCGTGGGGTGTGTTCTGGATGGCGTTAGGGTCAGTGGCATCACGTGTTTCAATGAAGCAGCCGAGGCAGGTTCGGTTAGGCTGAAGAAGACACTCCTCCGTCAGGCCAGACACAGTGCCAGGCTCCATCATTGTCGCTGATAGAGGGAGGGCAACGGGTAATGGAAGGGACGTTTTCTGGTTGTCTCCTGTCGGCGCCCAGGAGCTTACAGCTGGGCTAGAGAGTGATGAGGGGGCGggcgtgtggtgaagatggggAACCACAGTTGGAGGGTCATTGGAGGAAGGGGCTACTGTTAGGCCCAGAGAGGGCTCAGTCCCAAGGGGCAAGGGGAGGGCTGGCGATGTAGGAGTGGTCCTCTGATGCGCTGGGCAGGCCTGTTGTGAAGTCTCTGCGGCAGGTGGAGGCGAGGACGGAGGGAGAGCAGCATCGACGAGCCCGCACAGACTCAGATCGCTACTCTGCTCACATAGCCctgcagggaaaaaaaggaaaaaagatttCAGCTCTTTGAAATGTAAGTGTGAAGTTAAATtacattgtttttgttcttttagttACCCCGGCATTCTTCTAAGCTGCTCAGACGCAATTAGTGTCAATTAACCCCCTAGGGCTCAAAATGTCATTTCATGATGCCAGCCTTAAACATTAATAATTCAGTTTTGGTTCCAGATTCAATAAGAGGTATTAGCAATGTCAAGTTGGACAATTCCTTACTCATTACTTGCTTGATGTTCAAATGTGAAAGCCGAGACTCGGCAAGTAGCAACACAGCCATAAAGAAATCCCACCAAACTCTGAGAGcacttaaaacaaaaagaagatcaAAGATAAAATGGAGTCACCTTTATGTAATGTTAGCATGCTGGCAAAAGTGAAAGATATACAGAGCTGCAAGAATTTTAATTGGCTTATTTGACAGAACAAAACGAGCAATTGTATCACATGCTTGCAGGTGACAATGCAAAGAGCCTGTTGTCGTTCCTGCCCGAGCAGTATATACGAGATCAAATTAATGCAGCCACCTTGCTTTATGTCCCCCACCctgcagtgtttctgtgcagacaCAGATCTACTAGCTTTTAAGTAACAAGATACCATTAAATTACACAGACCGACAgaaacaatgactcaaatgaaaGTAGATTTTGGTGATTTTCCACAGGTCACTTGTGACAATGTCTTAATCAGTTGAAAACATCCATCTGATGAGTAACAATCAAAACTCGCAGGAGTGGCTTGCAGCAGCAGGCAGATCGCTGTGTTTGCTCTGCATAATTAGATGACAGCAGCGGAGGCAGGTATGTACACATGGGACACGACAGGCCCATATGTTGGAGACTGTATAACCAATACCATCCACACCTGCCTCCCTCTACAATCCCAAGCTGCTGCCTTCCAGATATTCTTTAAAACGATgccagggagagaaaaaaataaataaaattgaaaaccCTAGCACAGCAATTAATGTGTTCACAGAGGTTAACTAGCAACAACCCCCATTTTAGAATGGATGCGCCTAATCATTATTGAGGTAGTGATAAATGCTTGAGGGGAAGACTGCTTAGCAAACCGTATTCAGCGTTGCTGTATTGGCGGTGAGTAAATCTTTGAATATGGATATGATTTGAGAGTGATTTAATGAGGTAATGAAATTTCTGAGAGCTGGTCTCTACGGGTCTGCGGCCTGCAGACACACCGGAGCAGCCACAGTGCTTACTAAAAGCATGCGACTGCGGTACTGTCACTCTTAATGAAGAAAGCCTCTAGAGAAATATCCatcctctctttccctctcatCGTCAGAGAACTGTTATAGCAGCAAGTCGTCAGAGGCTGCAGAAGCATCACAGCGAGGCGTTCGCCATCAGGTCCTCTCAGTCTGTGAGCCAAAATGACCTCAGAGCTAAAGCATGGGACTGACACATGTTCTCTGCGGAGAGTCATGACAGATACCCTTTTTCTATATTTAAGATAGAATACTAGCAAATTTACACGGTCGCTTACTTTAAAGAGGAGGACTACAAAAGGAAACGCTTTCCATTCGTGAGCACACTTCATCTTGAATTACATGTAAACAGAGCAGATTTCCAGCACGCGGAGACAAGACAAATATAAAGCAGAGATTAGTTATCGCTCGCCCTACAAAGGTGCGAAGCCACCGAAATGAGGAAGTTACAGGAAAAGGGAGAGAGGTTATTAACTTCCTTCATCCCTCTGTGCTCACGTGTAACTTAAGCTGCCACCAAATATCGCCGAAAGATTGGTCAAAATTGCCGTGAAACATTAAACTCATATTGAGAAATGTGTTTCCTCGGGGTTTATAATGGATTAACAATCTATCCTgtccaatgtgtgtgtgtgtattgtatgtGCTGAGCGGggcagaaagtgtgtgtgtgtgtgtgtgtgtgtgtgtgtgtatgagagggAGAGTGATAGAGTGTGAGTATTGGCTTGGGGGTATAGTGTTATCGAGAGGCCATCTGTCTCCAGCTGGACCATTAGCTCTTCAGCTGTTCAGAATGTGCCACAGATCAGTCAGACAGACAggtatacaaacacacacacacacacacacacacacacacacacacacacacacacacacacacacacacacacacacacacacacactgggtcTTACAGTGATGACTGTAGCTGACAAATCGAGTTTGACATTTGGGGTCAAAGGGGGGATCGGCTGCTTCCTATTCACTGATATGGTACAGCATAATGTTACTACAATATCTGAGCTGGCAAATGTAAACAAGATACACATCCAAAATAGTCGCTGCTGCCAGAATTCAATATTTAGCTTACAGAAAGagtagcaaaaaagaaaaaacaagcttTATACATTCTGAGATCCTCCAAGCACGACTGTACTTTTCTAATGGTGTTATCGGGAGAGAAGCTCTCCGAATAGAAACTGAGGCTGGATGTGACATGGCTCATGCAATCTGGCGTGGACATTCACCACTGAGCATATGGAAGGACCCCGGCTGCTGGCAGGTGGTGGTGATCTTCTGATTCCCAACACTGCCAAGCCCAGCCATGCTAGACAGCCCGATCACTGCCAAACTAGACCAGACCAGACCAGACCAGTTAGCACTCGGAGCTCTCCGAGACACATCTCCTTTTCTAGCCATAACATTCGGGGCTTCGTCCACCTGAGGTAGGCCCAGGCTGCTTTGTGCCAGGCAGCTCTGCACGGTAACAAGCCCATGCCGAGGGACACGGTCATGGACATGAGGGGAGAGACTAGTTGGCGCCTGTGTGCCTATCTATTAGTGTGTCAGATGCCACACGTGCGCATACACATGTatgccttttttctctttaattacATTCCAATTAGAGCTACATtataaagcaaagaaaatagaaaagccTAAGAATAACAGAAACACCTGTCActgacattaaattaaattcatgCATCTTCTCCAAAGGAATGGCCAAAGGAACACATTTTTCAGCTATCACAATACCACACACAATGCAAATGAAAACAGCTGACATGGCCTTTTCCCCTTTTGCGATGGCTTTTAGAAAGCATTCCTTTTCCCATCCCCCTTTTCATCCCTTCTTCCACCCTTTTTTCCTTccaacttcctgcttcttatcCCCATTACATGGAGGCTTTTACAATCGTAAAATGCAGAGCTAGCCATTCTGCAGCTCAGCCACCCGGGGCGTTCAGTCATCCAGCTGGTAGGCCAGCCATAGAAGCCGCTTGCTCCATCTTCACTATATGACATTTTGTGAATGGTAGTGGgggttgtggtggtggtgggggggaatCAATCCGGCCAGTACAGGATGTTCGTAATAAGTGGTGAGTAACTGCGGCATGATTCATGGCCATCCTCCTCAAAGAACTACCCTATTCCTGCTCAATGGAGCTGCTTTCACTCTctcctgtatttttttaatgctctcATTCCACCTCTCCTcgtctctcttgctctcttttcctcttgctGCCTCTCAAGGAGCAGGCAAGTGCTGGGGATAATCTGTCTCAGTTCCAACTGAGGCTGACCAGAGCTGAAACACCGAGATAAACCTCATCGAAGGATCAGTGGTGCTTGGTAGATAGAAACTATGGGGAGAAGTAGGcggtgggtgaatgactgaaaatGCACAGCATCAGTAGGGCTTATTGTCCAGTAAAAAGGAAGAGATTACACTGCTACCTGATTTCTTTTGAGTTAGATTTGGTTTTAAAAACCATTTATACAGCTAAAAGAAAAGTGACCCCATATTGTAATGGTTTACACATTCGCCTAGCACTGAAAGCTCTCCAGTTTGATCCAGGAAAGAGACGCAGATCCCTTTGGGTTCCATCAGAAAaggcatctggtgtaaaacaaaaataaaaattctgccaaatcaaacatgtggagctaGCAACTGTGGagaccccttgtgaataaggcaGCAGCCAAAAGTAGCTCATATACCTTTTAGAAGAAAACATTTGTAAAACCTTTGGAGATACCAGGATTTCTAAATTGATATGTGGttgcaaaaagtaaaaaaaacaaaatccaactGGACTAATTCATAtataattgtgtgtgtttttcatagTGGACAGGGAACAAGTGAATTTAGCAAACTGTATAACTTTCCGAAGGTGTTTTGCTGTCTCTCTTCTGGTGCCCTTGGTATAATCTTTGCAAGGAAAGCTACAAAAGTCCTGAAATTCCTCGACTTGAACACAGTTATGCCCATCTTCATAACACTCCTCCTAAAGTCCTCTTAAAGTCCTGTGAAAGTTGGTTCTTTCTTCATGAGGGCAGAATTTGGCACTAACCAgatgtttgtctttatttggAGACAGGCTCGATTCCATCTCGCACTCCAACGTCAAATTGCAGACGGTCTTTGGAGTCAGGTGTTCCTTAATCACAACATCTGACTCTCATCTGACTATCTCCCATAAGGGCGAGAAGTGCACTCTGCTCAGTTTGTACTTTTTGAAATTCCCTTACTTtcaaaaatacatgtttttgtgtgttactGATTAATCCTTTCCCCATTAGACAGCGTCTAATGATGACTTTTGACACTTCAGTTTATATCAATAAAGATGTGGTTTGAAGACCGTTTTTTCAAGGGTAGCTGCATAGGCAGGGACCACCTTCACTAACTTCTTAGg is a genomic window containing:
- the nexmifb gene encoding neurite extension and migration factor isoform X4: MDVLTDSSLTLIVKTSEPENPNAVESTGLCEQSSDLSLCGLVDAALPPSSPPPAAETSQQACPAHQRTTPTSPALPLPLGTEPSLGLTVAPSSNDPPTVVPHLHHTPAPSSLSSPAVSSWAPTGDNQKTSLPLPVALPLSATMMEPGTVSGLTEECLLQPNRTCLGCFIETRDATDPNAIQNTPHDPTANPDTETGLSVRIGDVSREDFSDINNISIQCLSHAGEAVSHYGEQLLSDQLLSFPLPKAPGEGKRGDANKTTGDCDDPEDDATAKNLYEGLLLDKVSGEEVLLANASQDWGYFESFISESKMELLDLCSKNELSVNLFSEEDVDNLFDDEDDDSTLSSDVCSLKIRYESFQDNMREKTNVLQEETQFNFFPSVLANCAKKEEGGAVLRRTAEDLQPKTDELILEGAQEGKAGDCSARSPLDGSHGSPMSTPKVSYLMDFNSTEESGEFSDDSSCTGSSSDTLQEGKFKKSHSKRFLSPSNPLNYGLRSKRKVRYSDDYLYDVDSLESEKNAEKKEKAPAGQKEEEDVDWCPKKRRKSCRKEPPVVIKYIIINRFKGERLMSVKLGKLDPVDATVSLNADTVSKYETLAPLKHFWQEKQRERQEQLKLAARDKQQRGFHLNGRHHRPFNSSHPKRKYKIANRLKVQRIHTVEQSATAQSSPLSDRGQGGVTKEEATPTVGGIIAAPGLPVTLDTNSITHTVTAKSRSQEREEREGRRLGGNKTVRIRKFKSEARLRSKKIKEAEGEEGRSVTNETDACVTAAQIEDPTAGLEEAGISSTTVKPHFSDNTATAQAAEEKFPFVSSTCSPDKAASSSEEVETGVPVIPGGYLQTLLDATDSSGGAAISYFPQQSSRQQYSLGLSLEEKQFSSLQLAQSCVLSPPSESELQQSPQNCPSFPQMWHPQLCASHSQSFGSETPETPILPNNFPAAVPLNDSLPVSNYSQLSPEADRLLYEKSYLSESGLQPGADLQVCQSACVEGQVQYQRGSLCTDNGRLISYDSVGSLSASSSNYSSLSLKSCEREGEEEGRDSFLAHCSPKVVIQQSVDALTPLRESSDLLDISNFTPDKFRHSSLSELSPPETPNLSPQVVGREMKMAGNVGEYQDVNDLSMDCTREVKWNCDVIQQQERTANAYPVEDNQFPLHNFNNQDVLGLDKKEMAATEFDEQNGAKSIKSKRKGSCKQTAGGQSPKKVRAPRAPKSEKVKTPKQNSRSTKKIKAMLEGKAAKNQAGGTGLTDSSSTGDWPGTGWSESNSLVGDDQREFEEPSNILSNIVSGMAEVQRFMMASIEPLWNPMSEACMPSEANSLNLKTLKILAGTEADLKKKGAVLTGAGRGRKAGGKGGKNQAKFNPSHPLFPQLALGCNMFDKPNFINPGPAHKKLYRHKTSAKFPRIETLKGKRAERDPNKDIALMTSFEKLR
- the nexmifb gene encoding neurite extension and migration factor isoform X3 encodes the protein MDVLTDSSLTLIVKTSEPENPNAVESTGNYSGLCEQSSDLSLCGLVDAALPPSSPPPAAETSQQACPAHQRTTPTSPALPLPLGTEPSLGLTVAPSSNDPPTVVPHLHHTPAPSSLSSPAVSSWAPTGDNQKTSLPLPVALPLSATMMEPGTVSGLTEECLLQPNRTCLGCFIETRDATDPNAIQNTPHDPTANPDTETGLSVRIGDVSREDFSDINNISIQCLSHAGEAVSHYGEQLLSDQLLSFPLPKAPGEGKRGDANKTTGDCDDPEDDATAKNLYEGLLLDKVSGEEVLLANASQDWGYFESFISESKMELLDLCSKNELSVNLFSEEDVDNLFDDEDDDSTLSSDVCSLKIRYESFQDNMREKTNVLQEETQFNFFPSVLANCAKKEEGGAVLRRTAEDLQPKTDELILEGAQEGKAGDCSARSPLDGSHGSPMSTPKVSYLMDFNSTEESGEFSDDSSCTGSSSDTLQEGKFKKSHSKRFLSPSNPLNYGLRSKRKVRYSDDYLYDVDSLESEKNAEKKEKAPAGQKEEEDVDWCPKKRRKSCRKEPPVVIKYIIINRFKGERLMSVKLGKLDPVDATVSLNADTVSKYETLAPLKHFWQEKQRERQEQLKLAARDKQQRGFHLNGRHHRPFNSSHPKRKYKIANRLKVQRIHTVEQSATAQSSPLSDRGQGGVTKEEATPTVGGIIAAPGLPVTLDTNSITHTVTAKSRSQEREEREGRRLGGNKTVRIRKFKSEARLRSKKIKEAEGEEGRSVTNETDACVTAAQIEDPTAGLEEAGISSTTVKPHFSDNTATAQAAEEKFPFVSSTCSPDKAASSSEEVETGVPVIPGGYLQTLLDATDSSGGAAISYFPQQSSRQQYSLGLSLEEKQFSSLQLAQSCVLSPPSESELQQSPQNCPSFPQMWHPQLCASHSQSFGSETPETPILPNNFPAAVPLNDSLPVSNYSQLSPEADRLLYEKSYLSESGLQPGADLQVCQSACVEGQVQYQRGSLCTDNGRLISYDSVGSLSASSSNYSSLSLKSCEREGEEEGRDSFLAHCSPKVVIQQSVDALTPLRESSDLLDISNFTPDKFRHSSLSELSPPETPNLSPQVVGREMKMAGNVGEYQDVNDLSMDCTREVKWNCDVIQQQERTANAYPVEDNQFPLHNFNNQDVLGLDKKEMAATEFDEQNGAKSIKSKRKGSCKQTAGGQSPKKVRAPRAPKSEKVKTPKQNSRSTKKIKAMLEGKAAKNQAGGTGLTDSSSTGDWPGTGWSESNSLVGDDQREFEEPSNILSNIVSGMAEVQRFMMASIEPLWNPMSEACMPSEANSLNLKTLKILAGTEADLKKKGAVLTGAGRGRKAGGKGGKNQAKFNPSHPLFPQLALGCNMFDKPNFINPGPAHKKLYRHKTSAKFPRIETLKGKRAERDPNKDIALMTSFEKLR